In Candidatus Zixiibacteriota bacterium, a genomic segment contains:
- a CDS encoding ABC transporter substrate-binding protein, giving the protein MNVRFLTVSLVILGLALAGCNKDDKSDAQTEGQTTAQDEILIGAYLSLTGTTATFGLSTQKGVEIAVDEVNQAGGVLGKKIRLLTEDTQSKPEEAALATTKLITRDHVKALIGEIASSRTLAAAPIAQANKIPMITPGSTNPEVTKKGDYIFRVCYIDSFQGEVLAKFAYNSLNAGKVAILEDVKNDYSIGLAQFFADKFKELGGTIIATQAYSEGDADFNAQLTSLKSSTPDLIFVPGYYQEAALIVKQARGLNMTMPFLGGDGWDSNELVEIGGEAMNNTYFGNHYAQDDTSKVVQEFVAKFRGRYQNETPDAMAVLGYDAANILFDAIKRAGSDESTKIRDALATTTDYPGVAGRTTIDSDRNAKKSLVIIAINDGQLRFYESVQP; this is encoded by the coding sequence ATGAACGTACGTTTTTTAACTGTCTCATTGGTAATTTTAGGACTGGCTCTTGCCGGATGCAACAAGGATGACAAATCCGACGCTCAGACCGAGGGCCAGACGACCGCGCAGGATGAAATCCTGATCGGCGCTTATCTCTCTTTAACGGGAACAACGGCCACATTTGGGCTGTCCACTCAAAAAGGGGTTGAAATTGCTGTCGATGAAGTAAATCAGGCTGGCGGTGTGCTGGGCAAAAAGATTCGACTCCTAACTGAAGACACTCAGTCGAAACCCGAAGAAGCCGCGCTTGCTACAACCAAACTTATCACCCGCGACCATGTAAAGGCGTTAATTGGTGAGATTGCCTCATCGCGGACTCTGGCCGCCGCACCAATCGCACAGGCGAATAAAATACCGATGATTACCCCCGGTTCGACCAATCCCGAAGTCACCAAAAAAGGGGATTATATTTTCCGTGTCTGCTATATCGACTCCTTTCAGGGAGAGGTCCTTGCCAAGTTTGCCTATAATTCACTGAACGCAGGAAAAGTGGCGATTCTCGAAGATGTGAAAAATGATTACAGCATCGGGCTTGCCCAATTCTTCGCCGACAAATTTAAAGAACTCGGCGGGACAATTATTGCTACCCAGGCATACAGTGAGGGTGACGCTGATTTCAATGCGCAATTGACATCGCTCAAGAGCTCGACGCCTGATCTTATTTTTGTGCCCGGCTACTACCAGGAGGCGGCTTTGATAGTCAAACAAGCTCGCGGGTTGAACATGACGATGCCCTTCCTCGGCGGCGATGGATGGGATTCCAATGAGCTGGTTGAGATCGGCGGCGAGGCCATGAACAACACCTATTTCGGCAATCATTATGCCCAGGATGACACCAGCAAAGTTGTTCAGGAGTTTGTCGCCAAATTCAGAGGCCGGTATCAAAATGAAACTCCCGATGCAATGGCGGTGCTTGGATACGATGCCGCAAATATACTTTTCGATGCGATTAAGCGGGCGGGCAGTGATGAAAGCACCAAAATTCGCGATGCTTTGGCAACAACCACCGATTACCCCGGAGTTGCTGGCCGCACGACTATCGACAGCGATAGAAACGCCAAGAAATCACTGGTGATTATCGCGATAAACGATGGCCAGCTTCGTTTCTACGAATCGGTACAACCGTAA
- a CDS encoding branched-chain amino acid ABC transporter permease, with product MSKGKSSAIILGITLLLALILSQFESSFNGYYFQIIIYAGVNIILAVSLNLVNGFTGQFSLGHAGFMAIGAYTTAVVTSQMGAAAGGDTSAMFIFPIALACGGLTAAFFGLLVGIPSLRLRGDYLAIVTLGFGEIIRVVIQNIDFLGGARGFTGIAKLTSFFWVFAVVAVVIFVISNLIHSTYGKGFLAVRDDEIAAEAMGINTTRYKVIAFVTGAFFAGVAGGLYAHFVTYINPSQFSFVKSIEIVVMVIVGGMGHNIGVMISAIILTVLPEALRPIAEYRMVIYSLALVFLMILRPQGLFGEIKWLTALIEKRKLRAEAQRAKS from the coding sequence ATGTCAAAAGGGAAAAGCTCGGCGATCATCCTCGGGATTACCCTTCTCCTGGCGCTGATTCTGTCACAATTTGAATCATCTTTTAATGGTTATTATTTCCAGATAATTATATATGCGGGTGTCAATATCATCCTGGCCGTTTCGCTGAATCTGGTCAATGGCTTTACCGGGCAATTTTCATTGGGACATGCGGGATTCATGGCAATCGGCGCCTATACAACGGCGGTAGTGACTTCGCAGATGGGAGCAGCGGCAGGAGGCGACACGTCAGCGATGTTTATTTTTCCGATCGCCCTTGCATGCGGAGGATTGACGGCCGCGTTTTTTGGCCTGCTTGTGGGGATTCCGAGTCTTCGACTGCGGGGCGACTATTTGGCGATTGTCACACTCGGGTTTGGCGAGATCATTCGGGTAGTCATTCAAAACATTGATTTTCTCGGTGGAGCGCGGGGTTTTACGGGGATTGCGAAACTGACAAGTTTCTTTTGGGTCTTCGCTGTGGTGGCTGTAGTCATCTTTGTGATTTCAAATCTCATCCACTCAACCTACGGCAAAGGTTTTCTTGCGGTGCGCGACGATGAAATAGCCGCCGAAGCGATGGGCATAAATACCACGCGCTACAAAGTAATCGCCTTCGTGACTGGCGCTTTCTTTGCCGGGGTTGCCGGCGGACTGTACGCGCATTTTGTGACATATATAAATCCATCACAGTTTAGTTTTGTGAAATCGATCGAGATTGTAGTCATGGTGATTGTCGGCGGGATGGGACATAATATCGGGGTTATGATCTCTGCGATTATTCTCACAGTATTGCCTGAAGCGCTCAGACCCATTGCGGAATACCGCATGGTTATTTATTCGCTTGCTCTGGTTTTTCTGATGATACTTCGCCCGCAGGGGCTTTTCGGCGAAATAAAGTGGCTAACAGCGTTAATAGAAAAGCGCAAACTTCGCGCTGAAGCTCAGCGAGCAAAGTCCTGA
- a CDS encoding ATP-binding protein has product MSRRRFFWQLYPSYLVITLVCLIIIGLYAIGSLRTFYIEQTTEGLERQAMLARQQLNDHFGLEDSAYVDSVCKAIGEISQSRLTVILSDGVVIGDSHENPAAMDNHATRPEVIQALTGKVGTIRRHSVTVGKPLLYVAIPVKNSDGKVIAVVRSAIPTTAIDKTLREMYIQLGFGCILLALIVGAASLYVARRISRPIELIKRGAERFSSGELNLRLPVPDSEEIGGLAEVLNTMSSQLNERMGVMTQQRNEQDAILSSMVEGVLAIDSDDRLINLNRTAGQLIGVDPANALGRSIQEIIRNSQLLNLVSRARGGTLPVEDEIAISDGFRPERILQAHGTILRNAQGRGIGVLIVLNDVTRIRKLENVRREFVANVSHELRTPLTSIKGYVETMIDGELENHAEQQRFLDIILRQVDRLNAIIEDLLSLSRIEQLTEKSGIQLESNKILEIISQAVDQTTESADTKNISVKVSCDPTLKGKVNPSLLEQAIVNLMDNAIKFCNEGSTVNIDSVQNDNTILITVSDNGPGISAEHLPRIFERFYRVDKGRGRESGGTGLGLAIVKHIALAHGGTVEVESQIGVGSSFIIKLPKVADDFN; this is encoded by the coding sequence ATGTCTCGTCGCCGTTTTTTTTGGCAGCTTTATCCCTCGTACCTCGTAATCACCCTCGTATGTCTAATTATAATAGGGCTCTATGCTATTGGATCGCTCCGGACTTTTTATATCGAGCAAACGACTGAAGGGCTTGAAAGACAAGCGATGCTCGCCCGCCAGCAGTTGAATGACCATTTCGGCCTTGAAGATAGCGCCTATGTGGATAGCGTGTGCAAGGCGATTGGAGAAATATCACAGTCACGTCTGACGGTCATTCTTTCTGATGGAGTGGTCATCGGGGATTCCCATGAGAACCCCGCCGCAATGGATAATCACGCGACCCGCCCTGAGGTAATTCAAGCCCTCACGGGCAAAGTCGGCACAATCCGGCGGCATAGCGTGACAGTCGGCAAGCCTCTGCTGTATGTGGCCATTCCGGTAAAAAACAGTGACGGCAAGGTCATTGCAGTTGTGCGAAGCGCCATCCCGACCACAGCCATTGATAAGACATTGAGGGAAATGTATATCCAGCTTGGCTTTGGATGTATTTTGCTGGCGCTTATTGTCGGGGCGGCAAGTCTCTATGTCGCGCGTCGAATTAGCCGTCCGATTGAACTTATCAAACGCGGCGCAGAGAGGTTTTCAAGCGGCGAACTGAACCTTCGCCTTCCTGTTCCAGACTCCGAGGAAATCGGCGGGCTGGCCGAAGTTCTCAATACGATGTCATCGCAATTGAATGAACGAATGGGCGTGATGACACAGCAGAGAAATGAACAGGATGCCATCCTTTCAAGCATGGTCGAAGGGGTGCTCGCCATTGACAGCGATGACCGGCTTATCAATCTCAATCGAACCGCCGGACAACTTATTGGCGTTGACCCAGCCAATGCGCTCGGGCGAAGTATACAGGAAATAATCAGAAACAGCCAGTTGCTGAATTTAGTGTCTCGCGCACGAGGGGGGACTCTTCCAGTTGAAGACGAGATCGCTATCAGCGATGGATTTCGACCCGAGCGAATACTCCAGGCGCATGGCACAATACTTCGGAATGCTCAGGGCCGGGGTATCGGTGTGCTTATTGTGCTCAACGATGTCACGCGTATTAGGAAACTGGAAAATGTACGGCGCGAGTTTGTGGCCAATGTCTCGCATGAACTCCGTACTCCATTAACATCGATTAAAGGCTATGTTGAGACGATGATAGACGGAGAACTCGAAAATCATGCTGAGCAGCAGCGCTTTCTCGATATCATTCTGCGTCAGGTCGACAGACTAAATGCCATCATCGAAGACTTGCTGAGTTTATCTCGAATTGAGCAATTGACAGAAAAATCAGGTATCCAGCTTGAATCGAATAAAATACTCGAAATTATTAGTCAGGCGGTAGATCAGACCACAGAGTCTGCCGACACGAAAAATATTTCTGTTAAAGTCTCATGCGACCCGACTTTAAAAGGAAAGGTCAATCCCTCACTGCTGGAACAGGCCATTGTCAATCTGATGGATAACGCGATCAAATTCTGCAATGAAGGAAGCACGGTCAACATTGATTCAGTACAAAACGATAATACTATTTTGATTACCGTCTCAGATAACGGTCCCGGGATCTCCGCTGAGCACCTGCCTCGAATCTTCGAGCGCTTTTATCGGGTCGATAAGGGTCGTGGACGCGAGAGCGGCGGGACAGGTTTAGGACT
- a CDS encoding branched-chain amino acid ABC transporter permease gives MSELLQQIVNGISLGSIYALIALGYTMVYGILRFINFAHSDIFMIGAFTGYYLGPHIVEICGGNLLFAGPLTLVAAMIICSLLGVIIEKLAYKPLRGRPTITVLITAIGVSFFLEYGGQLVFGPDPKPFPDLIPKTTLIDSNNIVIGSTPIVVIGTAIGLMLLLRFIVLRTRIGTAMRALSYNLQAARLMGININRVVTFTFILGSSLAAAAAILYASVYPSINPLMGIFPGLKAFVAAVLGGIGNLVGAALGGLIIGLTETMVTGYISSTYRDAIAFGILILILLFKPAGLLGRNESEKV, from the coding sequence ATGAGTGAACTGCTGCAACAGATAGTCAATGGCATCTCGCTCGGCAGCATTTATGCTCTGATAGCCCTTGGGTACACCATGGTCTATGGCATCCTGCGCTTTATCAATTTTGCGCACAGCGATATTTTCATGATTGGGGCTTTCACCGGATACTATCTCGGGCCGCATATTGTCGAGATCTGTGGTGGAAATCTCCTCTTTGCGGGACCGCTGACATTGGTTGCGGCAATGATAATCTGCTCGCTTCTCGGTGTCATCATTGAAAAGCTTGCCTACAAACCCCTTCGAGGCCGGCCCACGATAACCGTTCTCATCACAGCGATTGGTGTTTCATTTTTTCTGGAATACGGCGGCCAGCTTGTATTTGGCCCTGACCCAAAACCTTTTCCAGATCTTATTCCCAAGACCACGCTCATTGATTCAAACAATATCGTTATCGGCAGCACCCCCATTGTTGTCATCGGCACCGCCATTGGATTGATGCTTCTGCTTCGCTTCATTGTCTTGCGTACCCGCATCGGAACAGCGATGCGGGCGTTGTCGTATAACCTTCAAGCCGCGCGGCTGATGGGAATAAATATCAATCGGGTTGTCACCTTTACTTTTATCCTCGGGTCATCGCTTGCCGCGGCGGCGGCCATTTTGTACGCTTCGGTTTACCCAAGTATCAATCCGCTTATGGGAATATTCCCGGGGCTTAAAGCCTTTGTTGCCGCGGTACTGGGCGGCATCGGCAATCTGGTCGGCGCGGCTTTGGGCGGACTTATTATCGGTCTGACCGAAACGATGGTCACCGGGTACATTTCTTCAACCTACCGTGATGCCATTGCATTCGGCATTCTCATCCTCATCCTTCTTTTCAAACCAGCCGGTCTCCTTGGTCGGAACGAGTCGGAGAAAGTCTGA
- a CDS encoding response regulator transcription factor: MAKERILVIEDEADIRELIRFNLEREGYAVSVAPSGEAGLEAARANPPQIILLDLMLPGIDGLEVCKILKNDQTTKQAAIVMLSAKGEEADIVSGLELGADDYITKPFSPRVVLARLKAVLRRKSTVLAGIDDILTFDDLTIAPGRREVIANAELVSLTNTEFRLLHALATRPGWVFTRYQIVNAVRGSDVIVTDRSVDVQIVGLRKKLGKSGKHIETVRGVGYRFRE; the protein is encoded by the coding sequence ATGGCCAAAGAACGAATCCTTGTCATAGAAGACGAAGCTGACATTCGTGAGCTTATCAGGTTTAATCTTGAACGCGAAGGCTATGCAGTGTCTGTCGCACCCTCTGGCGAAGCGGGACTTGAGGCCGCCCGAGCCAACCCGCCTCAAATTATCCTGCTTGATCTTATGCTTCCTGGAATCGATGGTCTGGAAGTCTGCAAAATCCTTAAAAATGACCAAACAACAAAACAGGCCGCAATTGTGATGCTTTCAGCCAAAGGGGAGGAGGCCGATATCGTCTCCGGTCTGGAATTGGGGGCCGATGACTATATCACCAAACCATTCAGCCCCAGGGTCGTCCTCGCCCGCCTGAAAGCAGTGCTCAGACGAAAATCAACCGTTCTGGCTGGTATCGATGACATTCTTACATTTGACGATCTGACCATTGCACCGGGGCGGCGCGAGGTCATCGCAAATGCCGAACTTGTAAGCCTTACAAACACTGAATTCAGGCTTCTCCATGCGCTGGCTACCCGCCCCGGGTGGGTCTTCACCCGCTACCAGATTGTCAACGCCGTGCGGGGATCCGATGTTATTGTAACCGACCGCTCGGTCGATGTTCAAATTGTCGGGCTGAGAAAGAAGCTCGGTAAATCCGGAAAGCATATCGAAACTGTTCGCGGCGTCGGATACCGTTTTAGGGAATAG